In Brachypodium distachyon strain Bd21 chromosome 2, Brachypodium_distachyon_v3.0, whole genome shotgun sequence, one genomic interval encodes:
- the LOC100829803 gene encoding uncharacterized protein LOC100829803, giving the protein MKPPPPRHTAAGRARGFPDPARLAPTLAPAAALHEDHPTVAGANGLHHGASPPFCPGEQQQQPVPPCSPFTSLTNTSVDLMDEFTIEIDVQSYLTILDGRKLYRKGQTWEFVAGRDLSVAQIRTAVEEKFQWSANQRMTILYGSNDGTVPLISESEIVELFEMSTDKTVRFGVTIESKQPSNESNQGVPVKVDEENDELPHAPFFAWPNQAYDGQFEDDEPVGNDDEEEAANHHETEPEVAAARVPLGTLDVDNSYDEQYVPGNADGLTTNTVVPTHIHDKECPQIVVGATFPNSKDFKLALRKIAIIGEGSFNTEWSDTKKFRASCSDIECPWKIHASKQLEESGL; this is encoded by the exons ATGAAGCCCCCGCCCCCACGCCACACTGCCGCTGGCCGCGCCCGCGGCTTCCCCGACCCCGCGCGGCTCGCCCCCACCCttgcccctgctgctgcactgCACGAAGACCATCCCACTGTTGCTGGCGCCAACGGGCTCCACCACGGGGCCTCGCCGCCGTTTTGCCCCGGtgagcaacagcagcagccggtTCCTCCCTGCTCTCCATTCACTTCGCTTACAAATACAAG CGTTGATCTGATGGACGAATTCACAATAGAAATAGACGTTCAGTCATACTTGACAATTTTAGACGGCAGAAAATTGTATCGAAAGGGCCAGACATGGGAGTTTGTGGCTGGTCGGGACTTGTCCGTGGCACAGATAAGGACAGCTGTGGAGGAGAAATTCCAGTGGTCTGCCAATCAGAGAATGACCATTTTGTATGGATCTAATGATGGTACTGTTCCTTTGATTTCTGAATCAGAAATAGTAGAATTGTTTGAAATGTCCACCGATAAAACAGTTCGGTTTGGTGTCACAATCGAAAGCAAGCAACCAAGCAATGAGAGCAATCAAGGTGTTCCTGTCAAGGTTGATGAGGAGAATGATGAGCTTCCTCATGCTCCATTCTTTGCTTGGCCTAATCAAGCATATGATGGGCAGTTTGAGGATGATGAGCCTGTGGGCaatgatgatgaagaggaggCTGCCAACCATCATGAAACTGAGCCGGAGGTAGCTGCTGCAAGGGTTCCATTGGGAACACTTGATGTTGATAATTCTTATGATGAACAATATGTGCCCGGTAATGCTGATGGTTTAACTACTAACACTGTGGTTCCCACTCATATCCATGATAAAGAGTGTCCTCAAATTGTTGTGGGCGCCACATTTCCTAACTCCAAAGATTTTAAGCTAGCATTGAGAAAAATAGCAATTATAGGAGAGGGGTCTTTTAACACAGAATGGAGTGACACAAAGAAATTTCGTGCTTCCTGTTCTGATATTGAATGTCCATGGAAAATACATGCCTCCAAGCAATTAGAGGAGAGTGGTCTCTAA